A stretch of DNA from Nitrospira sp. KM1:
ATGACGCGTGGCGCTGTACGATTGTTTCCGGTGGTGGATTTCAACCCATTGGTGGTTGATATCAACCAAGCCTCAGCCGCGGCTGGCCTTCCTGCGAAAGAATCCTAGTAAGCTCGCGGATTGCGAGAAATCAGTACCGGCACAGCGCTTGCTCAATGAGATGGTCAAAAAGTAGGAGAGAGACGAGTTTCATAGAGTGGAGAAGAGTGAATTGGATAACAAGCGTTCGCATCCATAAACATACAAGGAGGGCGTCATGGGTGAATTCACGTCTGGATTTTTCATGGGGGACAGTGCGACAAACGGGCGTATCTTAGTAGTTGATGATGAGGCCGATATCCGAAAGGTCGTGCGGATGACGCTCCAGAAGGCCGGTTATGAGGTGCTCGAGGCGGAGAACGGCGAAAAGGCCATCGAGACCATCAACTCGGGAGAGAATCGATTGCTGCTGGATGTCGTGATCTGTGATATCCGCATGCCGAAAATCAACGGCGTGGAAGCTATCGCCTATTTCCGCAATCATTATCCCCGCGTGCCGCTGATCGTCCTGACCGGTTTCCCGGACACCGATATGGCCACCTCCATGCTCCGGCAAGGTGTCGTGGATTATCTCGTCAAACCGGTGGAGGGAGAAAAGCTCCGCGAGACGGTGGCGCGTGCCATGGAACAGCGAGAGCTCGCGCATCTTTGATGCCGGATATCGACACACTTCAGAGGGGGGGTCCGATGGGACCCCCTCCTGGCGTCAGGAGGGATTGCTGTGCAGCGTCTGACGGATAGTGCCGTCGTCTCGACCCTTGCGCCGATCAAGGTTGCCATTCTCGGTGCAGGACGCGGAGGAACGGCGCTCTTGGACTTGCTTCATCAGATTCCTTCGATCGAAATCGTGGGAATTTCGGATCGAGACCGTGGCGCCCCCGGGTTGCAGCGTGCGCGCGATCTGCATATACCCGTGACGGACCGGGCCGAGCATCTGATCGGGAACCACGGCGTGAATCTGATCATGGACGTGACGGGCGATCCGACCATGGAACGGTTCGTCCACATGCATAAACGTCCGGCGGCAGACGTCCTGAGTGGGTCCGCTTCGCGCGTGCTGTGGGAACTGGTCCGCCACGAGTCCAACCTTCAAGCGGAACTTTTTCACGCGGAGAAGCTGGCAGGCATCGGCTCGTTTGCCGCCGGCATCGCGCATGACATCAACAATCCGCTGCAGCTGATCATGGGACTCGCCGAAAATCTCATGGATGAACGCGACGTGACCACCATCCGCGAACAGGCGAAAGAGATCATCGAAGCCGTACGGCGAACAAGCGCCATCTGCCGGGACCTCACCCAATACGCGCGACGGTCATCCGTACGCGATGATACGGTCGTCTCCGTCAACGGACGCTTGGACGAGGCACTCAAGATCGCCCGCTATGCGGCAAGCTTTCACGACATATTCGTCATCAAGCACTACCAGGCGGGCGTCGAAGTGAGAGGCAATCCGGACGAACTCCTGCACGCATTCGTGAATTTCATTACCAATGCGGTCCATGCCATGGACCGCGAGGGCGGGACGCTGACCCTGACGACGCAGCAATCGAAGGAAACGATGGAAGTCCGGATCTCCGATACGGGATGCGGCATTCAACCGGACACGTTGCATCAGATTTTCGAGCCCTTCTTTACGACAAAAGAGCCGGGAAAAGGCACCGGCCTCGGCCTGTACAATGCCAAGACCGTTGTGAACAAGATGCACGGCACGATCAGCGTCGACAGCCATGTCGGTGCCGGCACGACATTTACCCTCACGTTCCCCGCCGTCCAAGAAGGGCCCCCGTGATCCGGCCCCCGGCATCGGCCTCGACTCGAGGATGGAGACTCCAGACCAAACTGATCGTCTCCATGCTCCTCGTCGGAATGGTCCCACTTCTCGTCGGATTGGGAATGGCCTTCTGGCAGGGGTCGAAAGAGATTCAAGAGGTCAGTGGCGAGAGTTTCAAAGCCCTGGCCACTGAAGCCGCCAGAAAACTCGATATCTTGGTGGCCGAAGAGCTGTCCAGAAACTCCCGTATCTCGATGGATCCCGCCGTGGTGCGCGAGTTGGAGCAGCGACGGGATGCTCGGCGAAGATTCTCTGCCGGTTCTTCCTCAGATAAGAACGATCAACAGGCAAAATGGGAGGCGAAAGATCCCGCTACCATCAAGGCTCTGACCGAAAATCCCATCGCGAATCTCCTGCGAGAATATTACACGGGAACCCGGAGTGAGCCGGACCACCTCATCCCACAGGTCGTTCGAGGAGCCACGAGGATGTTGTTCCTCACCGACTTGCAGGGACAGCTCGTCGCCGCCATAACGACCGAACCGAAGTTTTCCCACAGCGACAGCGTCTGGTGGAAGGGATCCTACAACAAAGGGGTCGGGCAACTGTACATCGAGGATGTGTATTTCGACGAACGGGCGGGAACCTATGTCTTTTCGATTTCCCTGCCGGTCATGGACAGTCTCCGATACGAAGCAGTGGGGGTCCTGCATCGGGTCATCGATGCCAAGGAATTTTTCTCTCCGTCCATTCATCCGATTCGATTCGGGAAAACGGGCCATGTCATGCTCATCGACAGTCGAGGCATTGTGATGAGCTGCCCGATCCTTCCGACGGGCGTCAGCCTCTCGGATGCCGGACTGATTCCACTGGTTACTCCTCTTCACCCCGGATGGACGAGCGCTCCGAGCGACGGGCATGGTGGGCGCTCGTCATCGATCATCGGATTCGCCCCGCTGCCGGAAACGAGCCGCAATACGAACGGAACGCTCGAAAACGGCTCCTGGCACACGTTCGTGTGGCAATCATCCGACGAACTCTTTGCTCCGATCAAACATCTGTTCACCTGGATGATTGTGTTTGGATCCATCGCGGTGGCGCTCTTGGCAACGCTCGGCTATCTTGCAGCGACGCGCATCGTCACACCGGTTCGCCAATTGCAGCTCGCGGCGCAGTCGATCGGCAGGGGGGAACTGCGCCAGGCCATTCAGATCAATACGGGAGACGAGCTCGAGTCCCTCGCTGAAGAATTCAACCGGATGAACAAACAGCTGGAGGCGGCCTTTGCCGGGTTGAACGATCAAGTGACCCTGAAGACTCAAGAAGTCCAATATCTCCAACAATCCACGGACCAAATCCTGGACGCAGTCCCCACCCCCATCCTCTTGATCGACGACCAAGAACGCGTGCGCTATGTGAATCGAACCGGCCGGGAAGCATTGCGGATCCCCGACCGCAACGGGAATCCTCCCTGGCTCTTCGACATTCTCCCGGTCGAGGCGTCGCTGCAATCGCGTCTTCGAACCGAATTACTGGAACAGGAGGCGGCCCAGGTCTCCGTTCCCGTCCCGAACAATTCGGGTTCATCACCCGACATCCGGTACCTTCGGGATCCGCTGATGCCCCTGGTCGGATCAGCCACGACGGACAGGCGAACGGAACTGCAGGTGGGACTCAGACTGTATCATTATCAATGGTTCCCTGTCATAGGCCGGCCGGGAGAATCCGATCTCATCGGGCTGGTGCTCCGGGACATTACCGACGACAGCCGTATCCAGGATAAACTCATTCAGGCGGAAAAGTTCGGTAGTCTCGGCGTCCTGACCGCCGGCATCGGTCACGAACTCAATAATCCGCTGTTCGGCATTCTGGGACTTGGAGAAGCCATTCAGGAAGAACCGGATCCGACGCGCGCGAAATCCTATGCGCGTGATATCGTCGAACACGGGAAGCGGATGGCCGCCATCATCCGAGATTTCACAGGTGTGACGGCCCGGGAATCTTCGGAGCAACGTCAGACCGTTCACCTCGAACGCGAACTCGACCAGGCCTTACACACACTGGCCTCCGGGCTGGAGCTTTCCGCGGTCACCGTCGATAGACAATATGCCGGTGATACCTGCATTCAGGCGATGCCCGACCAACTCCGTCAGGCCTTCAGCAATATTCTTCTCAATGCGCTCCAAGCCATGAAAGGGCAGGGAGTCTTACGATTGTCGACGTCGGTGACCGATGCTGCAGTCGTCACGACTATATCCGACTCGGGTCCTGGGATCTCCAAGGAACACCTTTCGAAGATCTTCGACCCGTTTTTCACGACGAAGGGACAAGGCGAAGGATCAGGGCTCGGCTTG
This window harbors:
- a CDS encoding sensor histidine kinase, producing MQRLTDSAVVSTLAPIKVAILGAGRGGTALLDLLHQIPSIEIVGISDRDRGAPGLQRARDLHIPVTDRAEHLIGNHGVNLIMDVTGDPTMERFVHMHKRPAADVLSGSASRVLWELVRHESNLQAELFHAEKLAGIGSFAAGIAHDINNPLQLIMGLAENLMDERDVTTIREQAKEIIEAVRRTSAICRDLTQYARRSSVRDDTVVSVNGRLDEALKIARYAASFHDIFVIKHYQAGVEVRGNPDELLHAFVNFITNAVHAMDREGGTLTLTTQQSKETMEVRISDTGCGIQPDTLHQIFEPFFTTKEPGKGTGLGLYNAKTVVNKMHGTISVDSHVGAGTTFTLTFPAVQEGPP
- a CDS encoding response regulator; translated protein: MGEFTSGFFMGDSATNGRILVVDDEADIRKVVRMTLQKAGYEVLEAENGEKAIETINSGENRLLLDVVICDIRMPKINGVEAIAYFRNHYPRVPLIVLTGFPDTDMATSMLRQGVVDYLVKPVEGEKLRETVARAMEQRELAHL
- a CDS encoding ATP-binding protein; amino-acid sequence: MIRPPASASTRGWRLQTKLIVSMLLVGMVPLLVGLGMAFWQGSKEIQEVSGESFKALATEAARKLDILVAEELSRNSRISMDPAVVRELEQRRDARRRFSAGSSSDKNDQQAKWEAKDPATIKALTENPIANLLREYYTGTRSEPDHLIPQVVRGATRMLFLTDLQGQLVAAITTEPKFSHSDSVWWKGSYNKGVGQLYIEDVYFDERAGTYVFSISLPVMDSLRYEAVGVLHRVIDAKEFFSPSIHPIRFGKTGHVMLIDSRGIVMSCPILPTGVSLSDAGLIPLVTPLHPGWTSAPSDGHGGRSSSIIGFAPLPETSRNTNGTLENGSWHTFVWQSSDELFAPIKHLFTWMIVFGSIAVALLATLGYLAATRIVTPVRQLQLAAQSIGRGELRQAIQINTGDELESLAEEFNRMNKQLEAAFAGLNDQVTLKTQEVQYLQQSTDQILDAVPTPILLIDDQERVRYVNRTGREALRIPDRNGNPPWLFDILPVEASLQSRLRTELLEQEAAQVSVPVPNNSGSSPDIRYLRDPLMPLVGSATTDRRTELQVGLRLYHYQWFPVIGRPGESDLIGLVLRDITDDSRIQDKLIQAEKFGSLGVLTAGIGHELNNPLFGILGLGEAIQEEPDPTRAKSYARDIVEHGKRMAAIIRDFTGVTARESSEQRQTVHLERELDQALHTLASGLELSAVTVDRQYAGDTCIQAMPDQLRQAFSNILLNALQAMKGQGVLRLSTSVTDAAVVTTISDSGPGISKEHLSKIFDPFFTTKGQGEGSGLGLTVARRIIRRFGGDIRLESVEGRGTSCFVTLPLIAHVPSPQEASWNEPASRMPSQSSRSS